A single region of the Alosa alosa isolate M-15738 ecotype Scorff River chromosome 6, AALO_Geno_1.1, whole genome shotgun sequence genome encodes:
- the LOC125296692 gene encoding nucleoside diphosphate kinase B, whose product MAEECTFIAIKPDGVQRGLVGEIIKRFEQKGFKLVAMKFLVASEDLLKEHYIDLKDRPFYAGLCKYMHSGPVCAMVWEGLNAVKTGRVMLGETNPADSKPGTIRGDFCIQVGRNIIHGSDSVESAKKEASLWFKPEEIVSYKSCAVDWIYE is encoded by the exons ATGGCAGAAGAATGTACCTTCATTGCGATCAAGCCCGATGGTGTCCAGAGGGGCCTGGTCGGTGAGATCATCAAGCGCTTCGAGCAGAAGGGCTTCAAACTGGTGGCCATGAAGTTCCTTGTG GCCTCCGAGGACCTCCTGAAGGAGCACTACATTGACTTGAAGGACCGTCCTTTCTACGCTGGACTCTGCAAGTACATGCACTCCGGCCCCGTCTGTGCCATG GTATGGGAGGGTCTGAACGCTGTGAAAACTGGCAGAGTGATGCTGGGTGAGACCAACCCTGCAGACTCCAAGCCCGGCACCATCCGTGGCGACTTCTGCATCCAGGTTGGCAG GAACATCATCCACGGCAGCGACTCTGTGGAGAGTGCCAAGAAGGAGGCGAGCCTGTGGTTCAAGCCCGAGGAGATTGTGTCCTACAAGAGCTGTGCTGTGGACTGGATCTACGAGTAA